A region from the Nostoc sp. HK-01 genome encodes:
- a CDS encoding ABC-1 domain-containing protein gives MEQSYSDKAYRWNRENYSSKRRFVDIWSFVLTFMFKLWRYNKSWSYPGGVTEAKQAARRKAQAIWVRNTLLDLGPTFIKVGQLFSTRADIFPSEYVEELSKLQDKVPAFSYEQVETIIEQELGKKIPELFQSFEPIPLAAASLGQVHKAVLHSGEAVVVKVQRPGLKKLFEIDLQILKGIARYFQNHPKWGKGRDWMGIYEECCRILWEEIDYLSEGRNADTFRRNFRGYDWVKVPRIYWRYTSPRVLTLEYLPGIKISQYEALEAAGLDRKLIARQGAQAYLHQLLNNGFFHADPHPGNIAVSADGGGLIFYDFGMMGRIKSNIREGLMETLFGIAQKDGDRVVESLVNLGAIAPVDDMGPVRRSVQYMLDNFMDKPFENQSVAAISDDLYEIAYNQPFRFPATFTFVMRAFSTLEGVGKGLDPEFNFMEVAQPYAMQLMTNMNGADSNSFLNELSRQAVQVSTTAFGLPRRLEDTLEKLERGDMRVRVRSIESERLLRRQGNIQLGISYALIISGFTLSATILLVNHYVWLALLAGLIAAAVSVILIRLLLRLDRYERMY, from the coding sequence ATGGAACAAAGTTATTCAGACAAAGCATACCGTTGGAATCGTGAAAACTACTCTAGCAAACGTCGCTTTGTGGACATTTGGTCTTTTGTATTGACCTTTATGTTCAAATTGTGGCGTTACAACAAATCTTGGAGTTATCCAGGTGGTGTAACGGAAGCAAAACAAGCAGCAAGGCGTAAAGCTCAAGCAATTTGGGTTCGTAACACCCTACTAGATTTAGGCCCGACTTTTATTAAAGTTGGGCAATTGTTTTCGACGCGTGCGGATATATTTCCTAGTGAATATGTTGAGGAGTTATCGAAGCTGCAAGATAAAGTTCCCGCGTTTAGCTATGAGCAAGTAGAAACGATTATCGAGCAAGAACTGGGAAAAAAAATTCCTGAACTTTTCCAAAGTTTTGAACCTATTCCTTTAGCTGCTGCGAGTTTAGGTCAAGTACATAAAGCTGTGCTGCACAGTGGGGAAGCTGTGGTTGTCAAAGTACAGCGTCCTGGACTCAAGAAGTTATTTGAAATAGATTTACAAATTCTCAAAGGAATTGCGCGTTACTTCCAAAACCATCCCAAGTGGGGGAAGGGACGAGATTGGATGGGGATTTATGAAGAATGTTGTCGCATTCTTTGGGAAGAAATCGATTATCTCAGTGAAGGTCGTAACGCTGATACATTTCGCCGGAACTTTCGTGGTTACGACTGGGTGAAAGTTCCCAGAATTTATTGGCGTTACACCTCACCACGGGTTCTAACTTTAGAATATTTGCCGGGAATTAAAATTAGTCAATATGAAGCTTTGGAAGCTGCGGGTTTAGACCGGAAGTTAATTGCGCGTCAAGGCGCTCAAGCTTATTTACATCAATTGCTGAATAATGGCTTTTTTCATGCTGACCCCCATCCAGGTAACATAGCTGTCAGTGCAGATGGTGGTGGTTTGATCTTCTATGACTTTGGCATGATGGGGCGAATTAAGTCCAATATCCGAGAAGGACTGATGGAAACCCTGTTTGGCATTGCCCAAAAAGATGGCGATCGCGTGGTAGAATCACTGGTTAATTTAGGAGCGATCGCACCAGTAGATGATATGGGGCCAGTACGGCGTTCTGTCCAGTATATGCTGGATAATTTTATGGATAAGCCGTTTGAAAACCAATCAGTTGCAGCAATTAGTGATGATCTATACGAAATAGCTTATAATCAGCCATTTAGATTTCCCGCAACTTTCACTTTTGTGATGCGAGCTTTTTCCACTCTAGAGGGAGTAGGTAAGGGCTTAGATCCAGAATTTAATTTTATGGAAGTTGCCCAACCTTATGCAATGCAGCTTATGACAAACATGAATGGCGCTGACAGTAATAGCTTCCTGAATGAATTAAGTCGTCAAGCAGTACAGGTGAGTACGACGGCATTTGGGCTACCACGTAGGCTAGAAGATACCCTAGAAAAATTAGAGCGTGGCGATATGCGTGTGCGCGTGCGTTCCATAGAATCAGAACGTCTGTTGCGGCGACAGGGGAATATTCAACTAGGAATCAGCTATGCTTTGATAATCAGTGGATTTACTCTGTCAGCTACCATTTTATTGGTGAATCATTATGTATGGTTGGCGCTGCTCGCTGGTTTGATTGCAGCAGCAGTCTCAGTAATTCTGATCCGCTTGCTTCTTCGCCTTGATCGTTATGAACGTATGTATTAA
- a CDS encoding protein-serine/threonine phosphatase, with translation MKLKFTGFSDPGLIRSSNQDAYYVDPEGRFFIVADGMGGHAGGEEASHIATREIQAYLVANWNLPESDPELLEKALWQANEAILQDQQNHPERADMGTTVVVVLFRQVEAPWCAHIGDSRLYRLRRSQLEQITEDHTWVARAIKVGDITPEEARMHPFRHVLSRCLGREDLNQFDVQLLNLSAGDRLLLCSDGLTEELIDEKIADYLQHPSLEKASISLIEAAKEQGGHDNITVVIVELQN, from the coding sequence ATGAAATTGAAATTCACGGGTTTTAGTGATCCGGGACTTATTCGTTCTAGTAACCAAGATGCTTATTATGTCGATCCCGAAGGACGATTTTTTATTGTCGCTGATGGGATGGGCGGTCATGCTGGCGGTGAAGAAGCAAGCCATATTGCAACACGCGAAATTCAAGCCTATTTAGTTGCAAATTGGAATTTGCCTGAATCAGACCCAGAATTACTCGAAAAGGCTTTGTGGCAAGCTAATGAAGCCATTTTGCAGGATCAGCAAAATCATCCAGAACGCGCTGACATGGGTACTACTGTTGTAGTAGTACTTTTTCGCCAAGTAGAAGCTCCTTGGTGCGCTCACATCGGTGACTCTAGATTGTATCGCTTACGTAGGTCACAGCTAGAGCAAATCACTGAAGACCATACTTGGGTAGCAAGAGCAATTAAGGTTGGTGACATCACTCCAGAAGAAGCCAGAATGCACCCCTTCCGCCATGTGTTATCGCGTTGTTTGGGTCGGGAAGACCTAAATCAATTTGATGTGCAACTGCTGAATTTGAGCGCAGGCGATCGCTTATTGTTATGTAGTGATGGTCTCACCGAAGAGCTGATAGACGAAAAGATTGCTGATTATCTGCAACACCCCTCGCTAGAAAAAGCCTCTATTTCCCTGATAGAAGCTGCCAAGGAGCAAGGCGGACACGATAACATCACTGTTGTCATCGTAGAACTACAAAATTGA
- a CDS encoding phycobilisome degradation protein has protein sequence MNQPIELSLEQQFSIRSFATQVQHMSHDQAKDFLVKLYEQMVVREATYQELLKHQWGLDSGSTLA, from the coding sequence ATGAACCAGCCAATTGAATTATCTTTGGAACAACAATTCAGCATTCGTTCATTTGCTACTCAAGTGCAGCACATGAGCCACGACCAAGCGAAAGACTTTTTAGTCAAACTTTATGAACAAATGGTTGTGCGCGAGGCTACTTACCAAGAGTTGCTCAAGCATCAGTGGGGCTTAGATTCTGGTTCCACTCTGGCATAG
- a CDS encoding serine/threonine protein kinase — translation MSLETNSRQIKNASLNALIFLHTYNQSAFGVECFMSDPNIGRLLGKRYQLQELIGTGAMGRVYRAKDILLGGVPVAVKFLALSIQNEKMRLQERFEREAKTCALLGQKSIHIVRVMDYGVDENNTPFYVMEYLQGHSLSQIIRQHHLALPRFFSMVRQISLGLQCAHDGIPVDGTIYPIIHRDIKPSNMLVIQDSSFGELVKILDFGIAKLLQGNKDQTKFYLGTLAYSSPEQMEGKELDNRSDIYSLGVMMFEMLTGKMPLVAPTHSFGAWYKTHHSVEPRSFTEVHPGLQIPQELQNLVMSCLAKAPSDRPQTVSDILKVLESIEQNYRSPIVLPSNPAPKPVASRSLTMPVEVQPKTKADVQVLPSNDDILRSVSWPDNKPIADIVFPQKIRLHNEVVPTLWVMLPQREIIKRFACDRYNQFLFLPAPHPMALWITVIYNRKHGVKWLPYYLDLKTTFGQEIARLLANTGYYRLLFFAREVPSRCSHILLCSIATAQRQNLEQWAKESQISASSVDPQLSKNVLKSEYERIKPQILSKLEAMATDIPLDLSS, via the coding sequence ATGAGTTTAGAAACAAATTCTAGACAAATCAAAAATGCCAGTTTAAACGCACTTATTTTCCTACACACTTACAATCAATCTGCTTTTGGAGTCGAATGTTTTATGTCAGACCCCAACATTGGACGCTTACTCGGCAAACGCTATCAGCTTCAGGAATTAATTGGTACTGGAGCAATGGGTCGAGTTTATCGTGCTAAAGATATTTTGTTGGGAGGTGTACCTGTCGCTGTCAAGTTCCTCGCTCTGTCGATTCAAAATGAAAAGATGCGGTTACAAGAACGCTTTGAGCGAGAAGCGAAAACCTGTGCTTTGTTAGGGCAAAAAAGCATTCATATTGTAAGAGTTATGGATTATGGCGTAGATGAAAATAATACGCCGTTTTACGTGATGGAATATCTTCAAGGACACAGCCTCAGTCAGATTATTCGTCAGCACCATCTAGCTTTACCCAGATTTTTTAGTATGGTGCGTCAAATCAGCTTGGGGTTACAATGCGCCCATGATGGTATACCAGTTGATGGCACTATTTACCCAATTATTCATCGTGACATTAAACCCAGCAATATGCTGGTAATTCAAGATTCAAGTTTTGGGGAATTAGTCAAGATTCTCGATTTTGGGATTGCTAAGTTACTCCAAGGAAATAAAGACCAGACAAAATTTTATTTGGGAACTTTGGCTTATTCTTCTCCTGAACAGATGGAAGGGAAGGAATTAGACAATCGCTCAGATATTTACAGTTTAGGTGTGATGATGTTTGAAATGCTGACAGGCAAGATGCCGTTAGTAGCACCCACTCATTCTTTTGGTGCATGGTATAAAACTCATCACTCTGTTGAACCACGCTCGTTTACTGAGGTTCATCCTGGGTTACAAATTCCCCAAGAGTTACAAAATTTAGTCATGAGTTGTCTGGCTAAAGCACCAAGCGATCGCCCTCAAACGGTGAGCGACATCTTGAAGGTCTTAGAATCCATCGAACAAAATTATCGCTCACCCATCGTTCTGCCAAGTAACCCAGCACCAAAACCTGTAGCTAGTCGTAGCTTAACAATGCCTGTGGAGGTTCAGCCAAAAACAAAAGCTGATGTACAGGTGTTACCTTCCAATGATGACATTCTGCGCTCTGTTTCTTGGCCAGACAATAAGCCAATTGCCGATATTGTTTTTCCCCAAAAGATTCGTCTTCATAACGAAGTTGTCCCAACTCTTTGGGTGATGTTACCACAACGGGAAATTATCAAAAGGTTTGCCTGCGATCGTTATAATCAATTTCTATTTCTGCCCGCCCCTCACCCGATGGCACTGTGGATTACTGTTATCTACAATCGTAAGCACGGCGTTAAGTGGTTGCCTTACTATCTTGATCTCAAGACTACTTTTGGGCAAGAAATAGCTAGATTACTAGCAAACACTGGTTACTATCGATTGTTATTCTTTGCGCGGGAAGTTCCAAGTCGCTGTTCTCATATCCTACTTTGCAGTATCGCTACGGCTCAACGCCAAAATCTAGAACAGTGGGCAAAAGAAAGTCAAATCTCAGCTTCATCAGTTGATCCGCAGCTTAGTAAGAATGTACTAAAAAGTGAATACGAAAGAATTAAACCCCAAATCTTATCTAAATTAGAAGCAATGGCTACAGACATTCCCCTCGATCTTTCGAGCTAG